The following proteins are encoded in a genomic region of Pseudoxanthomonas suwonensis 11-1:
- a CDS encoding isoaspartyl peptidase/L-asparaginase family protein produces the protein MRMRLRSKAWLAALACALAVPAWATADQADPVHDGAPAAGPLLVLHGGAGVERASLPPAEEAAAREALATALRAGHAVLREGGSALDAVTAAIAVLEDAPQFNAGRGAVFTHEGRNELDAAIMDGASGRAGAIAGVRRVRNPIRLARTVMEDSPHVMLVGEGAETFAGERGIELVDPSWFRTEKRWQQLQDALARERGQASAGPAPAHPYFGTVGAVALDSSGQLAAGTSTGGMTNKRWGRVGDAPLVGAGTWADARCAVSGTGWGEFYIRAAAAHEICARVRLAGQPLATAAEAVINREIPAAGGNGGAIVLGADGSIALPFNTGGMYRGWIGADGVPHVAVFDEPLPLP, from the coding sequence ATGCGGATGCGACTGCGGAGCAAGGCATGGCTGGCGGCACTGGCCTGCGCGCTGGCAGTGCCGGCATGGGCGACGGCGGACCAGGCCGATCCGGTGCATGACGGCGCCCCGGCGGCAGGGCCGTTGCTGGTGCTGCATGGCGGCGCCGGGGTCGAACGCGCCAGCCTGCCTCCAGCCGAGGAGGCCGCCGCCCGGGAGGCCCTGGCCACGGCGCTGCGGGCCGGCCATGCCGTGCTGCGCGAGGGCGGTTCGGCGCTGGACGCGGTGACCGCCGCGATCGCGGTGCTGGAGGATGCGCCGCAGTTCAACGCCGGCCGCGGCGCGGTGTTCACCCACGAGGGCCGCAACGAGCTGGACGCCGCGATCATGGACGGCGCCAGCGGCCGTGCCGGCGCCATCGCCGGCGTGCGCCGGGTGCGCAACCCGATCCGCCTGGCGCGCACGGTGATGGAGGACTCACCGCACGTGATGCTGGTCGGCGAAGGCGCCGAGACCTTCGCCGGCGAGCGCGGCATCGAGCTGGTCGACCCGTCCTGGTTCCGCACCGAGAAGCGCTGGCAGCAGCTGCAGGATGCGCTGGCGCGCGAGCGTGGCCAGGCCAGTGCGGGTCCTGCCCCGGCGCATCCCTACTTCGGTACCGTTGGCGCGGTCGCGCTGGACAGCTCCGGCCAGCTGGCCGCCGGCACCTCTACCGGCGGCATGACCAACAAGCGCTGGGGCCGGGTCGGCGACGCCCCACTGGTCGGCGCCGGCACCTGGGCCGATGCGCGCTGCGCGGTGTCGGGTACCGGCTGGGGCGAGTTCTACATCCGCGCCGCCGCCGCGCATGAGATCTGCGCGCGCGTGCGCCTGGCCGGGCAGCCGCTGGCCACGGCGGCCGAGGCGGTGATCAACCGCGAGATCCCCGCTGCCGGCGGCAACGGTGGCGCCATCGTGCTTGGCGCGGACGGCAGCATCGCCCTGCCGTTCAACACCGGCGGCATGTACCGGGGATGGATCGGCGCCGACGGGGTGCCGCACGTGGCGGTGTTCGACGAGCCACTGCCCTTGCCCTGA
- a CDS encoding AmpG family muropeptide MFS transporter codes for MSAPAAGEPPRYKGWAGIRRAFGTPSALTLALLGFGCGLPFLPIASMTLSTRLRDGGLDLGSIGLISLASFFYLLKFLWAPLIDRYVFAPLGLLGRRRSWLLAAQLGVAAGLAALAFTRPELGVGPLVGWVLFTSFAGATQDSVVDAYRIEVAPAQAQAALAATYTLGYRIGLILGGAGALYLAEFGGWTMAYLAMAALMLAPVLATLLSREPDAPESTITRRIDFLGAFWQPFSSYFANNGLALGLVLLLFVGLFKFPDQVIGVMAGPFYLDSGYTKADIATVSKLYGIWAGIGGAFLGGLCVAAFGFRKMLFVAALGVALSNLAFLLMSQYPSQIWAFYAAITADNVAQGFAGTVLVAFMSSLTDRNFTATQFALLVSLANLPGKFAGGVSGYVVEATSYATFFVLSALTVIPTLALLAWLWPRIREAAAAPPR; via the coding sequence GCCGATCGCCTCGATGACCCTGTCCACCCGCCTGCGCGACGGCGGCCTGGACCTGGGGAGCATCGGCCTGATCAGCCTCGCCAGCTTCTTCTACCTGCTGAAGTTCCTGTGGGCGCCGCTGATCGACCGCTACGTGTTCGCGCCGCTGGGGCTGCTCGGCCGGCGCCGCTCGTGGCTGCTGGCCGCGCAGCTGGGCGTGGCCGCCGGCCTGGCCGCGCTGGCCTTCACCCGGCCTGAGCTGGGCGTGGGCCCGCTGGTGGGCTGGGTGCTGTTCACCTCCTTCGCCGGCGCCACCCAGGATTCGGTGGTGGACGCCTACCGCATCGAGGTCGCGCCGGCGCAAGCCCAGGCCGCGCTGGCGGCGACCTACACCCTCGGCTACCGCATCGGCCTGATCCTCGGCGGCGCCGGTGCGCTGTACCTGGCCGAATTCGGTGGCTGGACCATGGCCTACCTGGCGATGGCCGCGCTGATGCTGGCCCCGGTGCTGGCGACCCTGCTGTCGCGCGAGCCGGATGCCCCGGAGTCGACCATCACCCGCCGGATCGATTTCCTCGGCGCGTTCTGGCAGCCCTTCTCCAGCTACTTCGCCAACAACGGCCTGGCCCTGGGCCTGGTGCTGCTGCTGTTCGTGGGCCTGTTCAAGTTCCCCGACCAGGTGATCGGGGTGATGGCGGGGCCGTTCTACCTGGACAGCGGCTACACCAAGGCCGACATCGCCACGGTGTCCAAGCTCTACGGCATCTGGGCCGGCATCGGCGGCGCCTTCCTCGGTGGCCTGTGCGTGGCTGCGTTCGGTTTCAGGAAGATGCTGTTCGTGGCGGCGCTGGGCGTGGCCCTGTCCAACCTGGCGTTCCTGCTGATGAGCCAGTACCCGTCGCAGATCTGGGCGTTCTACGCGGCGATCACCGCCGACAACGTGGCCCAGGGCTTCGCCGGCACGGTGCTGGTGGCGTTCATGTCCTCGCTGACCGACCGCAACTTCACCGCCACCCAGTTCGCGCTGCTGGTGTCGCTGGCCAACCTGCCGGGCAAGTTCGCCGGCGGCGTGTCCGGCTACGTGGTCGAGGCCACCTCGTACGCCACGTTCTTCGTGCTGTCGGCACTGACCGTGATCCCCACCCTGGCGCTGCTGGCCTGGCTGTGGCCGCGGATCCGCGAGGCGGCTGCCGCTCCACCGCGCTGA
- a CDS encoding CPBP family intramembrane glutamic endopeptidase, translating into MDAGTANEATPELEEGELSLAGAATKDVLFLVFMQVPVWLLVMLLVAWPMKAMGTPLPEIPELMLVMLLTAVIACHYRCRITATDMALANAALRRLPTWGWIVLGVLAMEVMDFVVLRVSEWAGQPLVASNHAPIVEAMGASPWLAWLSVCVLGPVAEELAFRRLLFGRFLRAGRPWLGLVLTSVMFACMHEVPGFSEGPWWATGLLWIAYLNAGAVFAGLYWRTGTLWAPILAHMAGNALAMW; encoded by the coding sequence ATGGATGCAGGAACCGCCAACGAAGCGACCCCGGAACTGGAGGAAGGCGAGCTGTCGCTGGCTGGGGCGGCCACCAAGGACGTGTTGTTCCTGGTCTTCATGCAGGTGCCGGTCTGGCTCCTGGTGATGCTTCTGGTCGCCTGGCCCATGAAGGCCATGGGCACGCCACTGCCCGAGATCCCGGAGTTGATGCTGGTGATGCTGCTGACGGCAGTGATCGCCTGTCATTACCGCTGCAGGATCACCGCAACGGATATGGCCCTGGCCAACGCCGCCCTGCGCCGGCTGCCCACCTGGGGCTGGATCGTGCTTGGCGTGCTCGCCATGGAAGTCATGGACTTCGTGGTGCTCCGGGTCAGCGAATGGGCCGGGCAACCGCTTGTGGCCTCCAACCACGCGCCTATCGTCGAGGCGATGGGTGCTTCACCTTGGCTGGCATGGCTATCCGTCTGCGTCCTGGGTCCGGTAGCCGAGGAGCTGGCATTTCGCCGCCTGTTGTTCGGGCGCTTCCTCCGCGCCGGGCGGCCCTGGCTGGGCCTGGTGCTGACCAGCGTGATGTTCGCCTGCATGCACGAGGTCCCGGGGTTCTCCGAAGGGCCGTGGTGGGCGACCGGCCTGCTGTGGATCGCCTATTTGAACGCGGGCGCGGTTTTCGCCGGGCTGTACTGGCGGACCGGGACCTTGTGGGCTCCCATCCTTGCGCACATGGCTGGCAACGCCCTCGCCATGTGGTGA
- a CDS encoding O-acetyl-ADP-ribose deacetylase: MRMRAVQADITTLAVDAIVNAANRSLLGGGGVDGAIHRAAGPGLLEECRALGGCPTGEARITGGHRLPARHVIHTVGPVWQGGDAGERALLAACYRNSLVLAEAHACATLAFPSISTGVYGYPPDLAAPVALATAAAFPAQVVREVLFCCYSAPDLARYQRLLGRA; this comes from the coding sequence ATGCGGATGCGGGCGGTGCAGGCCGACATCACCACCCTGGCGGTGGATGCAATCGTCAATGCCGCCAACCGCTCGCTGCTTGGCGGCGGTGGCGTGGACGGCGCGATCCACCGCGCCGCCGGCCCCGGGTTGCTGGAGGAATGCCGTGCGCTGGGCGGCTGCCCCACCGGCGAGGCCAGGATCACCGGCGGCCACCGCCTGCCGGCACGGCATGTGATCCACACCGTGGGCCCGGTCTGGCAGGGCGGCGACGCCGGTGAGCGGGCACTGCTGGCGGCGTGCTACCGCAACAGCCTGGTCCTGGCCGAGGCACACGCTTGCGCCACGCTCGCCTTTCCCTCGATCAGCACCGGCGTGTACGGCTATCCGCCGGACCTGGCGGCGCCGGTCGCGCTGGCCACCGCCGCGGCGTTTCCGGCCCAGGTGGTGCGCGAGGTGCTGTTCTGCTGCTACTCCGCACCCGACCTGGCGCGGTACCAGCGCCTGCTGGGCCGCGCCTGA
- a CDS encoding anhydro-N-acetylmuramic acid kinase: MARMSRLFLGLISGTSADGIDAALVELPDHPGTTGLRLVAARVHPWDEALRARLVALGQGGEPDSLDELGRLDVQVGEAFAGAALALLEQAAVAPAQVAAIGSHGQTIRHRPHGPVPFTLQIGDGAVIAERTGIATACDFRRRDVAAGGQGAPLVPAFHAALLHSAAEDRAVLNLGGIGNYTLLPRGGAVRGFDTGPANALLDAWCQRHTGAAFDADGAFAASGNVDQALLQRLLDEPWFVQPPPKSTGREQFHLDWVEARLRGDEPPADVQATLLELTAATAAEALLAHQPGTARVIVCGGGVRNPELMARLAARLPGVVVESTAAHGLDPDYVEAMAFAWLARETLTARPGNLPAVTGARGPRVLGVVHPA; encoded by the coding sequence ATGGCGCGCATGTCCCGACTCTTCCTTGGCCTGATCTCAGGCACCAGCGCCGACGGCATCGACGCGGCGCTGGTCGAACTGCCCGACCACCCCGGAACCACCGGCCTGCGCCTGGTTGCCGCCCGCGTCCATCCCTGGGACGAGGCGCTGCGCGCGCGCCTGGTCGCGCTCGGCCAGGGCGGTGAGCCGGACTCGCTGGACGAGCTGGGCCGGCTGGACGTGCAGGTCGGCGAGGCCTTCGCCGGCGCTGCACTGGCGCTGCTGGAACAGGCCGCGGTCGCGCCTGCCCAGGTCGCCGCGATCGGCTCGCACGGCCAGACCATCCGCCACCGCCCGCACGGGCCGGTACCCTTCACCCTGCAGATCGGCGACGGCGCGGTGATCGCCGAGCGCACCGGCATCGCCACCGCCTGCGACTTCCGCCGCCGCGACGTTGCCGCCGGTGGCCAGGGCGCGCCGCTGGTTCCCGCCTTCCATGCCGCCCTGCTGCACTCGGCTGCCGAGGACCGCGCCGTCCTCAACCTCGGCGGCATCGGCAACTACACCCTGCTGCCGCGCGGGGGCGCGGTCCGCGGCTTCGACACCGGCCCGGCCAATGCCCTGCTGGATGCCTGGTGCCAGCGCCACACCGGCGCCGCGTTCGATGCCGATGGCGCCTTCGCCGCCTCCGGCAATGTCGACCAGGCGCTGCTGCAGCGCTTGCTCGACGAGCCCTGGTTCGTCCAGCCGCCGCCCAAGAGCACCGGGCGCGAGCAGTTCCATCTGGACTGGGTCGAGGCCCGCCTGCGCGGCGACGAGCCACCGGCCGACGTCCAGGCCACCCTGCTCGAACTGACCGCGGCGACCGCGGCCGAGGCGCTGCTGGCGCACCAGCCCGGCACCGCGCGGGTGATCGTGTGCGGCGGTGGCGTGCGCAACCCGGAATTGATGGCGCGCCTGGCGGCGCGACTGCCCGGCGTGGTGGTGGAATCCACCGCGGCGCATGGGTTGGACCCGGATTACGTGGAAGCCATGGCCTTCGCCTGGCTGGCGCGCGAGACCCTGACCGCACGCCCGGGCAACCTGCCGGCCGTGACCGGCGCGCGCGGGCCGCGCGTGCTGGGCGTGGTACATCCGGCCTGA
- the tyrS gene encoding tyrosine--tRNA ligase: MSSVEESLALIGRGADEILKRDELEARLKTGRPLRVKAGFDPTAPDLHLGHTVLLNKMRQFQDLGHQVIFLIGDFTGMIGDPTGKSATRKPLTREDVLANAETYAEQVFKVLDRERTEVRFNSEWFGQMSAADMIRLAGQHTVARMLERDDFSKRFAAQQSIAIHEFLYPLVQGYDSVALKADVELGGTDQKFNLLMGRGLQEHYGQAPQIVLTMPLLEGLDGVNKMSKSLGNYIGIAEPAIDIVNKTMKIGDELMWKWIELLSFEISTAEAKKLREEVAAGLNPRDIKLRLARELATRFHDAAAAGTAIAGWHAAVTGQGDTSLLPLQDVAVPAEGLRLAALLTAAGITPSNSEANRKLKERAVKVDGEVVEDASQVFAPGFEGVLQVGKRNFARVRLVAG, translated from the coding sequence GTGTCCTCCGTCGAAGAATCCCTTGCCCTGATCGGCCGCGGCGCCGATGAGATCCTCAAGCGCGACGAGCTGGAGGCGCGGCTGAAGACGGGACGGCCGCTGCGGGTCAAGGCCGGTTTCGACCCCACCGCCCCGGACCTGCACCTGGGTCATACGGTGCTGCTGAACAAGATGCGCCAGTTCCAGGACCTGGGCCACCAGGTGATCTTCCTGATCGGCGACTTCACCGGGATGATCGGCGACCCCACCGGCAAGAGCGCCACCCGCAAGCCGCTGACCCGCGAGGACGTGCTGGCCAACGCCGAGACCTACGCCGAGCAGGTGTTCAAGGTCCTGGACCGCGAGCGCACCGAGGTCCGCTTCAACAGCGAGTGGTTCGGGCAGATGTCGGCCGCCGACATGATCCGGCTCGCCGGCCAGCACACCGTGGCACGCATGCTCGAGCGCGACGACTTCTCCAAGCGCTTCGCCGCGCAGCAGTCCATCGCCATCCACGAGTTCCTGTACCCGCTGGTCCAGGGCTACGACTCGGTGGCGCTGAAGGCCGACGTGGAGCTCGGTGGCACCGACCAGAAGTTCAACCTGCTGATGGGCCGCGGCCTGCAGGAACACTACGGCCAGGCCCCGCAGATCGTGCTGACCATGCCGCTGCTGGAAGGCCTGGACGGCGTCAACAAGATGAGCAAGTCGCTGGGCAACTACATCGGCATCGCCGAGCCTGCGATCGACATCGTCAACAAGACCATGAAGATCGGCGACGAGCTGATGTGGAAGTGGATCGAACTGCTCAGCTTCGAGATCTCCACGGCCGAGGCGAAGAAGTTGCGCGAGGAGGTGGCCGCAGGCCTCAACCCGCGCGACATCAAGCTGCGCCTGGCGCGCGAGCTGGCCACCCGCTTCCACGACGCCGCTGCGGCCGGGACCGCGATCGCCGGCTGGCATGCCGCGGTCACCGGCCAGGGCGATACCTCGCTGCTGCCGCTGCAGGACGTGGCGGTGCCGGCCGAGGGCCTGCGCCTCGCCGCGCTGCTGACCGCCGCCGGCATCACCCCGTCCAATTCCGAGGCCAACCGCAAGCTCAAGGAACGCGCGGTCAAGGTCGATGGCGAAGTGGTCGAGGATGCCTCGCAGGTGTTCGCCCCCGGCTTCGAGGGCGTGCTGCAGGTGGGCAAGCGCAACTTCGCGCGGGTGCGCCTGGTCGCCGGCTGA
- a CDS encoding peptidoglycan DD-metalloendopeptidase family protein: MPLTDHGRARKQQFHDRLGILHHRTLGHKLKERFPAAFNTQWTRRHWVHASLFATLGALVATIVPGFSAQLEPQPKLHATLPLSLPPLTVHAPTAAQPGHQWEVVQIQRGQTLGALFESMGVSTQVMHQILEQPGNREPLTRLRAGAELAFALDDDGQLHGFRFDRSPSERVELTLAGGKIHEKVLERATTTRVAVTSAEIEHSLYAAGRKAGLSPASIAVMTDEIFKYDIDFKDVQRGDRFSAVVEEVWREGERIGGGRILAASFTTGGKTYTGLRFEQDGKVGYYTPEGRPLKKSFIRMPIPYARLSSSFGARRHPVLGKMRMHKGVDYAAGTGTPIMAAGDARVQFVGQQRGYGNVVILDHGKGHTTLYAHMSRFGKVRQGQTVSQGTVIGYVGSTGLATGPHLHYEFRVNGQHRNPLSVTMPPPEPLKGPALAAFRAQVAPTLARIESMEKLLYASTGTPSGKRG; the protein is encoded by the coding sequence ATGCCCCTGACCGACCACGGCCGCGCGCGAAAGCAGCAGTTCCACGACCGGCTCGGAATCCTCCATCACCGGACCCTCGGCCACAAGTTGAAGGAGCGCTTCCCGGCCGCCTTCAATACCCAGTGGACCCGACGCCACTGGGTCCATGCCAGCCTCTTCGCCACCCTTGGCGCCCTGGTCGCCACCATCGTCCCCGGTTTCTCCGCGCAGCTGGAGCCGCAGCCGAAGCTGCACGCCACCCTGCCGTTGAGCCTGCCCCCTCTGACCGTGCATGCGCCGACCGCGGCCCAGCCCGGCCACCAGTGGGAAGTGGTCCAGATCCAGCGCGGCCAGACCCTGGGTGCTCTGTTCGAGTCGATGGGCGTGTCGACCCAGGTGATGCACCAGATCCTCGAGCAGCCCGGCAACCGCGAGCCGCTCACCCGCCTGCGCGCCGGCGCCGAGCTGGCCTTCGCCCTCGACGACGACGGCCAGCTGCACGGCTTCCGCTTCGACCGCAGCCCGAGCGAGCGGGTCGAGCTGACCCTGGCCGGCGGCAAGATCCACGAAAAGGTGCTCGAGCGCGCCACCACCACCCGGGTGGCGGTGACCAGCGCCGAGATCGAGCATTCGCTCTACGCCGCGGGCCGCAAGGCCGGCCTGAGCCCGGCCTCGATCGCGGTGATGACCGACGAGATCTTCAAGTACGACATCGACTTCAAGGACGTCCAGCGCGGCGACCGCTTCAGCGCGGTGGTCGAGGAAGTCTGGCGCGAGGGCGAGCGCATCGGCGGCGGCCGCATCCTGGCGGCGAGCTTCACCACCGGCGGCAAGACCTATACCGGCCTGCGCTTCGAGCAGGACGGCAAGGTCGGCTACTACACCCCGGAAGGGCGGCCGCTGAAGAAGAGCTTCATCCGCATGCCGATCCCGTACGCACGCCTGTCCTCGAGCTTCGGCGCGCGCCGCCACCCGGTGCTGGGCAAGATGCGCATGCACAAGGGCGTGGACTACGCCGCCGGCACCGGCACCCCGATCATGGCCGCCGGCGACGCCAGGGTGCAGTTCGTCGGCCAGCAGCGCGGCTACGGCAACGTGGTGATCCTCGACCACGGCAAGGGCCACACCACCCTGTACGCGCACATGTCGCGCTTCGGCAAGGTCCGCCAGGGCCAGACGGTGTCGCAGGGCACGGTGATCGGCTACGTCGGCTCCACCGGCCTGGCCACCGGCCCGCACCTGCATTACGAATTCCGGGTCAACGGCCAGCACCGCAACCCGCTGTCGGTGACCATGCCGCCGCCGGAGCCGCTCAAGGGCCCTGCCCTGGCCGCGTTCCGTGCCCAGGTCGCCCCGACCCTGGCGCGCATCGAGTCGATGGAAAAGCTGCTCTACGCCAGCACCGGCACGCCCTCCGGCAAGCGCGGCTGA